The Torulaspora delbrueckii CBS 1146 chromosome 1, complete genome DNA segment CAAAGGTCCTTCCAAGCGGCCGCGGCACAGAATAAGAGGTACCCGTATTTGGTTCCTTCTGCTAGGGATAAACCATATACTTCACAAGAACTCTTCTTGCGTCAGATGAAACATGCACAGCATACCGCCAAACTGGGAGCTAATATCGAAAAGGTTTACTTTCCTCATAAGGATGTACAATCACCACCATCGGCTGAGAAGGTTTCGATAAATAAGTTACTTGCTGCTGGTGTTCATCTGGGGCAGTCGACTTCTCTATGGAGATCTACCACTCAGCCTTTTATTTACGGTGAATATCGTGGGATTCACATTATTGATTTAAACAAGACGTTGGCTTACTTAAAGAGAGCGGCAAAGGTTGTAGAGGGCGTTGCTGAGAGAGGTGGTATCATACTTTTCCTTGGGACCAGAGAGGGACAAAAACGAGCTCTAGAAGAAGCTGCAAAAAAGACACATGGGTTCTATATCTGTACAAGGTGGATCCCAGGTACTTTAACAAACTCCACGGAGATTTCAGGTGTTTGGGAAAGACACGAAGTTGATTTTGCCGATAAGCCCACCGGTAGAGTTCTAACAACAGATGAAATAGCAGCTATTGTCAAACCCGACTTACTAGTCATATTAAATCCAACCGAGAACAGGAATGCCTTGAACGAGGCAATGCAAGTTAGAATACCCACCATTGGTATTATAGACACGGATTCAGAACCATCCATTGTCACATATCCAATCCCAGGAAATGACGATTCGCCACGGTCGGTCAATCTACTTCTTGGGGTACTGGCCAAAGCAGGTGAAAGAGGCTTACAAAACAGATTGCAAAAGGTTGCACAAATAAAATGAGTGAGTTAATGATAAttaaaatttgataatgtTCGAATTAAGTTTCAATCCTTGTACATACGTGAATATAGAATTCGGGATCATACCAATTGATGCTACGTTTATTCTTTACTAATGCTTACAATCACTAACAATATACTGTATAGGTGGCCTTGAAACTTATCAGTGTGCCTTCTCGTGCTTTACATCCCTTGGTATATCTTGTATGTTGATGTTGTCAGTCTCAGTGATTGGTTTGCTGTTCTTTTGCTCGTtgtcaacttcttcttcatcatccgaTTCACTATCACTTCTTTCATCCTTCTGAATTCCTTTCCATAGTAATCTGTATAGAATCCTTCCGATGCATCCAAGCCAATATAGATTAACCAATTGCAGAGCTGCGATCAAGACAAAAACGATTGGCAGCGAAATCCAACATTTGTATTGCTGTGTGGCAAAATTTAAAACATAATTGCCTTCAGTACGGAACTCAGTCAGAACTGACCAAAGGATTCTAAGGTTGACGTAGTGACGCAAATAAACCCAACTAGCAACAAAAGTCATGAAGACCGGCGCTGTTAAAGCAGAATCCAAATAGTTGCAAGTCTTTGACAAAGACAAAAAGAAATCAGAAACGTCCATGGTAATATAGATTTCTAAACCAATTTTTGTGAAATGGAAAACGTAAGAGGACCAAATCAATAACAAAGTAATGATGTGATGAAAAACTAgttctttgtaatcttTTCTTGGTTTCTCCAGTTGCAGAACGAGAACACAAGCCTGTTGAGCCCAAAACGCTGCCTGCGCCAAAtaaaagactttgaagtGGTAATGATTTAATAGATCTGGATAAGTTCTGTACATCGGAGCGGTCTTGAAAAGCCACAAATCCGAATGATACATGATGTAAAGTCCTGCGGGACCTGAAAACCCATAATAGATAATTGCATAGACCTGTTCCATCATTCTCTTGACTTTATGGTGAGAGGTGACGCCAAGCGCAATGGTTATTGGACGAATGACACATTCCATGAGGAATTCACGCAGGAACGTGAAAAAGATCATGTAAAAGAAAACGAAACAGAGATCCTTGATACCTTTACCGTACATGTCAGTATCACGAATTCTATAAGAAACGGCCACGAACATATGCAAAGGATTCTTTTCTGTCCTGTTACCTGAAGTGAAGTATGCCGTGTAAACAATGGCCATGATCATGAGGGGTGTCAACCAGGCATGACGATAGCTCAATTCTCTATAGGTAAGCCAGAATTTTTGTAAGAGCGCCATATCATTTTCCTTTGCCTCCGCTAAAGCCTTCATACGCTTGTTGGAATCATCTCTTGACTCTCTGGTTTCACTCATGGTCCCGATACCGGGTACAGTGTCACCAAGGTCGATCTTGCCAACGGATGATGTCCGCCTACTTCTTGTCTTGACTGTCAATCGGTTCGCTGACGTCAttggtttcaaaggtgGTGGTGCAGACATGATTTATGGCTGTGGTATTGGCTCTAATTATGCTCTGAAATCTTTAGTCTATGGCTCTTAAAGTCAATTACTGCACTCCTACGAGTTTCAAAACACTGATCCTAAAATGCCACAACAACTCCTTGTGGAATCCAACGGATAATGGGGgcagtttctttcaaaggaatAAGTCGTTTAGATGATTAAGATGGTGGGCCCATCTCGCAAGTTCTCTGACTCGCGCTGGCCGTTTTTTTTCCATGGGCCTAGTAATAGATGACGGGCCCGGGAAGGGTGTACTCCTTTACTGATGCAGTTTGTTGcatgaaagaaaaaaaaatgaataaTTTCGCGCTGCACGCCAGCCGTTGGATTCATCGCGattgttcatcaaattcttgtCGCGTTTCCGTGGGACAAATCTTTAAGGTATCTCGTTAAGACGAGTTGCAACTGAACAGTGAATCAGCAATCACGTTTTGTATGTCATCTCAACGTCTTTCGTGTTGGTGTGCGCCTGCACTTCACGCGAGTGATAAACAGATGGGCAAGTCACCGTAAATCTGCTAGATCGTACGTCGAGTTCCATTCTTATACATGGGATTGAACAAGGTACTTCAGTTCTGTCACGAGGGTGATTCTGTCACGAGTGTGATCAacttcggcggctaatGCAGAGCGAGTGACGTAAAAAAatccaattgcaaaatagATTAGCATTGCCGTATTGATTTGACTTGCAGGGACCCCATCATCCATAGCCAGCAGATTCCCATGATGTCCCCAAAGTACTCTTACCCTTTTTGTCCACAATGTCAGCTCAGGGTGAGTTTATGAACATTCCTGCACTGATTGCACCATCTTGCACTAACTTGCACTCTGTACTATCTAGCGTTATAACACACTATCAGGAGAATGGCGGAATAATAAGACTTGATGATCAAAGTGGGATTAAAGCAcaatgttcttgaagattggCGGCCTCTTTAGCCTACTACAGCTTCCCGTGTGAGATGATCCATGTGCCTACTGTATAATAAGGCTTGACCAAGCCTTACCGGGGTAAAGATTAGTTGAACAAATCTACTAAAACTGTTGATATGTTGAGATGAGTATCACAAGGTCGATTCTCAGGGCTACTGATGGCAATTTGCGCACAGATAACTGGCAGTATATTTTGGATGTGTGTGATAGGGTCAGGGAGGATCCCGAAGATGGGGGCGAGGAGGCTATTGAAGTGATAGAGGAGAGGTTGGAGCAAAAGGATGCAAACGTGATATTAAGGACTTTAACGTTGATTGTTTCTCTAGCGGAGAATTGTGGATCACGTCTGAAGCAGCTTATCAGTTCGAAACATTTTACTCGGCAGCTGTATTCACTGATAGAAAGTAAATCTATTCACGTAACGGTGAAACGTGAAACGGCGAAAATGGTCAAAcagctttctctttcttttaAGGATGACCCTTCATTGCGATGTATGGGGGATTTACTTTCGCGAATCAGTTCTGTCGCTCCTCATCTTGTGGAGACTGAACAACCCAATGTGCCTTCCAAGAAGGAGATGAGTGCGGATTCTAAGCAGAAGGAAGATcaggattttgaagaagctttgaaaCTGTCATTAGCTGAGTATGAACGGCAACAACAACACgaacaacagcagcagcagcagcagcaacgAAATCAACAACCTGTGGTAGCAGCCAATATACAACCAGAGCAGCCTGTACAAACTATTTCGAATCAAGGAGAAGCGAAATCGTCAGCACCAGCTGTCATCAGAAAAGTGCGCGCGATGTACGATCTTTCGAGTGAAGAACCAGATGAACTGTCCTTTAGGAAAGGTGATGTTATAgttgttcttgaacaagTCTACAGAGATTGGTGGAGAGGCACATTATGTGGAAAGGTAGGGATCTTTCCACTGAACTACGTTACACCCATAGAAGAACCATCCGCTGAAGAGTTGGAAGCagagaagaggaaagaagATGCTCTATTTTCTCAAAAGGCTAACATTGATCAGCTTTATTACACTTTAGAAAATTCCAAAGCCTGTGGAAATGGTGATTTAACTCAAAACCCGACAATCAATGATATGTACGGCTCCATTACTCCACTGAGACCTCAGGTGGCAAAGACTATTGGCAAATATGCCCGTAAGAGAGAAGATCTCGCATCACTACGTCAAGTACTGGCGACTGCAGAGGCTACTTACAATCAGTTACTCGATCGCGCTACCAATGCATACACATCACCAGTGCCGCAACAGTATGCATCTTTGGCTGGTCGTGGGCCAACGATGGCACCTTACGGAGGAGAACGGCCGCAAGGCCAGTTTTATGGCAGAGTGCCAACGCAGCCCGCAACACGACCTGAATTTGCTCAATCGAATTATGTTCAACCTCAACAATCTCCATATGCTCCTCAGGACCAACATCGGGGCCAATATATGCAGTAGAATTAAGGTCAAGAAACAAGGTGGAAGTAACCTACTCCGCAAGTTCGATATGTATATTCATAGACTTAGCATCTTATAACTATTATCCGTAAAGGTCCAGTActgttttttttttcaggTACGCGAGCCATTGATCTAGATAAAACCCCTTTAGTAAGTAGCATTGAGATTGAATTGACCATCAAATCAGTTAAACTTGTCCCAAATGTCCTCAACAGCTTTTGACTCGATCATTGAACAGATAGTCTCGGATAGCCCTAGCGGTGAGATCTTGGAAGTTTACAATGACTTACTTGCCATCGTTGGAGAATCTGCCAAAGAATCGATACTCGACGCAATTGAACAATACAACGTGAAGAACACAGTAGCAGTGGATGTTGATGGTAATTCGGTGCTTTTATCAAAATATAACAAAGAGGGGACAAAATTTTACGACCCAGCAAATGGTATCTCGTTCTCAGTGGATCATCTAAACAGGAAAGGATTAGATGTTGGGCCATACTCGGTCAAATTgactgaagaacaacaaagCTTGCTTGAAAGCTTACAAAAATACGCCTCTACCAATTTCTCTGGAGATGTAACTTTAGCAGTATACCCAATTGCCGACTCAAACAAGGTCGTGATCATACTAATTAGCACAAGAAACAatccatcaaatttctaCAACGGTAATTGGAAGTCTGAGTATATTTATGACATTGATTCAACTGAACTAACTGGGACCATTGATGTCCATGTGCACTACTATGAGGATGGTAACGTGAGTTTCAGATCCAACAAGGAGGTTGAGATCATAAAGACTAAAGATGTTGTGAAGaccattcaagaaatagagaaagactttgaagatcttttggatGTCTCATTCTCCGAATTaaatgagaagaaattcaagaccttaagaagaagattgcCCATCACAAGATCAAAGGTAAATTGGGGTAAAGCCATCGGTACATACAGGCTTGGTAAAGATGCCGCTCAAGGTAACTAATTTGACGACCATTAAAAAAGCTTATATAAAGTATAAATGATAAAAAATAGCAACATGGCTAGTCCTACCATTCTCCATACGTTATTACCAGCATTCATCGATCTTGTTAGCCTCTGAGATGAATGTCTCACATTATTAAGCATCGAATCGAACGAATTCGATATCTGGTTCATCACGGAGCTGTCAGCCGCAGCTTCATCACCAATCTCTTGGTTTATACCCCTGAAAGTTGCCAACTTACCAGCAAGGCTCTCTaatttttgatcattcTACCAAAGTTAGTAACTAAACTACTAAAAGCAAATGTAGAATGTTGTAGCATACTCTATTCTCTACCTGAGTATATCTTGAACTGGACATTGGAGTCTTTCCAAGgttccttcaatttctctttaTCTCATTATAATTCGATAGACTTGCTGAATTGCCCTCTTTTGGTGGAATCGCGCTAGGTCACGACCTTTAAGGCGAACAAGAACTACAGAACAAGAATAAAAGGATTGAAGATCAGTAATATCAGAGTAGATCTTGGTGTATTAAATAACGTTTGAGTTTCATCTTAACTAAAATCAAATATTTGgcgaaatcttttcatcatcagaagaCCTCCAATCcctttcaaagtcttacAATTTATAGGAAAGTAGACAACTTATAACAAATAGCGGACTCTCCTGAGTCCAACATATCTTATTGCACTTGTCAGTTATATAATATTTTCGCATTCCATAGAATCCCTATAATGGAACTAGGCATGTCCCAGGAAGTCCTATCCTAGATCGCAAATTATATCATCATTAAGCGTTAAACGTATAACCATTTGTTGTAAGTTGCATCATTCCCTCTTCAACCAGTTTTCAGTACGAAAATCAAAGTGGGAAAGAAATCCTAGAACTCTTAACTACTGCTTTAATATAATgcttgtctttgaagaaagctcatcgcGTTTGTTAggaagtgaaaaatttcgaaGGGTTTCGGCCATTTTGTGTGACTATTTCTTACACCCTTCCACCTTCTGGCTATTTTTCTTTATATCCTCCATACACCTCGTAGTGGCGCTCGCGCGCACTATTTTTGTTCCACCACCAGACAGAGGGCTAGGCTAGCAGCCTAGGCAGAGAGCAAGGCAGGTCGGTGGAAGCTAGGCAGAGCAGGTTAGGCAGACAGGCAGAACACTTACCTTCCAGAGCAGGCTCCCTGAGCCCACGCAACTTCACGGCAGGCCCAGGTTTTGCCAAACTATACCGAACTGGAGGCGCCTAGCGCACGGAACCTGATTGTTCAAGATAGTTGAAGGTATACCTCATATATTGATTCGTAGTTGAAAGACTCTTTAACATCAAAGTCCAAGAGAACCGTGCAATATAATACAAGAAATGTCCACCGATTCTACTGTGAAGACTTCCAACTGGAGATTAGTCGAAGTCGGCCGTGTTGTCTTGGTCACTAAGGGCCAAGCAGCTGGTAAATTGGCTGCCATTGTCGAAATCATCGATCAAAAGAAGGTTTTGATCGACGGTCCACAATCTGGTGTTCCACGTCAAGCTATCAACTTGGGTCAAGTTGTCTTGACTCCATTGACCTTTACTCTACCAAGAGGTGCCAGAACTTCCACTGTCTCCAAGAAGTGGACTTCTGCTAACGTTACTGAGAAATGGAACGCTACTTCCTGGGCTAAGAAGATTGCTCAACGTGAAAGACGTTCTGCTTTGtctgactttgaaagattccAAGTTATGGTCTTGAGAAAGCAAAAGAGATACACCGTTAAGAAGGCTCTAGCTAAGGCTTAAATGGAAAAAATTTAGGTATTTGGAAACCCCGTGGCATATAAATAATGTATCTCATATGTAACTTTCTTTTAAGTGTTCCTTCATTTGAAAACATTAATAGAAGAATTAATTtctttacaaagatttAAAAGATTCAAAACATTACAAACAAAATAGTACATAGTGTCAATCTAAGTAtgacaaatttcaattaTCTGGCTTGAGATAATAGTTCTGGTTTAACCAGAACTAATAAATATAATTTTTTCTCATTATCACTTAgtgaacttcttgaattattcttctccaagatAGATTCAATTGCAAAGCAGCTTTCATTACCTTCCGATGGTATCAGGTATATGTTCTTTTCGTACCTTCGTTTATTCTTAATCCCAATGATCTTGTCATTATTAATCAAAAAACTATGCATCTTTTTAAAATTAGCCGCTGATTCATACTCCTCCATGTTCCAGTCATCTTTCGGTATCAGTTCATAAAGCAGCAACGTCCTAGATGATTGTGTCTCGTGCAAGTAGCTGAGTACTTTACCTCTCGAAAGACGACCCTCTACAAAAAGTTGAGCATCGCCAAATGCAGTCTTGTAAGGATTGTTTTCAAGTTCCTTGGAGGAACCCAAATATGTCACATTACCGAGAAATTCATTATCGATTTCTGGGTATGAGACTCTTACTTCGTTATTATCGGGAAGAACTTCCTTCTGAACGACTTTTTCAGGCTCCTGTTTTGTGTCGGGTTGATCAGCGGTAGCCAATGGATCTCCAGGTGGTATTGACACATTCCTTATATTTATATCTGGTTCTTCATGATGGGTTACAACGTGCTTTGCATAAACCatatcattttcttgaaattcattttcatcttcgatcAACTCTTCACCTTTATGAGTCTTGACCCAACGCGGCTTGTTTGGTTGTTcgatgatcaattgatccagCGATTGAGAATCGactttttctttaaatGCTTGTAAATCTGGGTTTGCCAACTCCTGTGCGCTCATCGTGGCTAACTTAGATAAAGGAAGACTTCCATTCACGACATGGGTTTTTAatgtcaaattcttcttgtccttcaaattggaaaatatACTTCTGACCTTCTCTGGGTAAAATTTACCTAGACGATTATTCTCTTTATCCAGACAGGCCTCGTACAATTCAGATTCCAAATTCTTGGACATATTGTCGGCCAAATCTTGattctcttcaatatcattTGGTAATTGATATACTTCTGCTTCAATAGTGTCCGGTATGATGTATTTGCTGAACAGGTCATTAAACATCTTTAGTGCATTTTGTCTTAATCTTGCCTCGCCTTCTCTATCATCTGATGCCGCCAAcgatttctttctctttacTGAATGGTCTCCCTCACCGTTGGAAACACTACGACGGCTCTGTTGACGACTGCGACGCCTCTTCCCACCGACAGgttcatcgtcatcttcgtcgTTATGATCGTCGAAATTGTCATCCATGAACCTGGTATCTTCATTATTCAActtgaattcttgatcCTCGTGCTCCGATAGCTGTGAATATCGTGAGGGATCGCATTGATCACAATGATATTTGCCGTCTTTATCCAACAAACAATTTACACTATCCTGTCCATTCGTCATACACCTGATATGTTGCCACGAGTTGCAGCCATCGCATTGTACCATATCACCATACGCATCATTCTCTGCATCATaattatcatcatttgtTCCACAAACTGGACATCTAACTATCCCTTCATCCCCATCCtcattgtcatcatcctcgttAGCCTTTTCAGCACCGTTTTGCTGACCCTTATAGTAAGGTTCtggctcttcttccaacatGCTCTGCAGGTACTTATTCTGACCCTTTGTAGATCTCGAGGACGTACGAATCGACATGTCCCTAGTACTGGTTTAAGACGTCAAGATAGATTGCAGAAGATGATCTATAAAAGGCTCACTAGCGGTTTAACAGAATAAGCACACACTCACGCTCACTCAAAAAAAGTCGAGTTTCTGTGCAGATAAC contains these protein-coding regions:
- the MRP4 gene encoding mitochondrial 37S ribosomal protein uS2m (similar to Saccharomyces cerevisiae MRP4 (YHL004W); ancestral locus Anc_2.500), with the translated sequence MSVVIPSRRLLSARTFTRFLTRSQSTATNGPLVSKTIEKQPEAEKPIGDEVLSLRQRQFNDQIVEQLKALSETPLDEIDKLGVDVNGTLTEREKQLDEELTDFLRKYSQLNRLINTEENSEGEAQRSFQAAAAQNKRYPYLVPSARDKPYTSQELFLRQMKHAQHTAKLGANIEKVYFPHKDVQSPPSAEKVSINKLLAAGVHLGQSTSLWRSTTQPFIYGEYRGIHIIDLNKTLAYLKRAAKVVEGVAERGGIILFLGTREGQKRALEEAAKKTHGFYICTRWIPGTLTNSTEISGVWERHEVDFADKPTGRVLTTDEIAAIVKPDLLVILNPTENRNALNEAMQVRIPTIGIIDTDSEPSIVTYPIPGNDDSPRSVNLLLGVLAKAGERGLQNRLQKVAQIK
- the TDEL0A02770 gene encoding TLC domain-containing protein (similar to Saccharomyces cerevisiae LAG1 (YHL003C) and LAC1 (YKL008C); ancestral locus Anc_2.501), which translates into the protein MSAPPPLKPMTSANRLTVKTRSRRTSSVGKIDLGDTVPGIGTMSETRESRDDSNKRMKALAEAKENDMALLQKFWLTYRELSYRHAWLTPLMIMAIVYTAYFTSGNRTEKNPLHMFVAVSYRIRDTDMYGKGIKDLCFVFFYMIFFTFLREFLMECVIRPITIALGVTSHHKVKRMMEQVYAIIYYGFSGPAGLYIMYHSDLWLFKTAPMYRTYPDLLNHYHFKVFYLAQAAFWAQQACVLVLQLEKPRKDYKELVFHHIITLLLIWSSYVFHFTKIGLEIYITMDVSDFFLSLSKTCNYLDSALTAPVFMTFVASWVYLRHYVNLRILWSVLTEFRTEGNYVLNFATQQYKCWISLPIVFVLIAALQLVNLYWLGCIGRILYRLLWKGIQKDERSDSESDDEEEVDNEQKNSKPITETDNINIQDIPRDVKHEKAH
- the HSE1 gene encoding ESCRT-0 subunit protein HSE1 (similar to Saccharomyces cerevisiae HSE1 (YHL002W); ancestral locus Anc_2.502); protein product: MSITRSILRATDGNLRTDNWQYILDVCDRVREDPEDGGEEAIEVIEERLEQKDANVILRTLTLIVSLAENCGSRLKQLISSKHFTRQLYSLIESKSIHVTVKRETAKMVKQLSLSFKDDPSLRCMGDLLSRISSVAPHLVETEQPNVPSKKEMSADSKQKEDQDFEEALKLSLAEYERQQQHEQQQQQQQQRNQQPVVAANIQPEQPVQTISNQGEAKSSAPAVIRKVRAMYDLSSEEPDELSFRKGDVIVVLEQVYRDWWRGTLCGKVGIFPLNYVTPIEEPSAEELEAEKRKEDALFSQKANIDQLYYTLENSKACGNGDLTQNPTINDMYGSITPLRPQVAKTIGKYARKREDLASLRQVLATAEATYNQLLDRATNAYTSPVPQQYASLAGRGPTMAPYGGERPQGQFYGRVPTQPATRPEFAQSNYVQPQQSPYAPQDQHRGQYMQ
- the CAP1 gene encoding Cap1p (similar to Saccharomyces cerevisiae CAP1 (YKL007W); ancestral locus Anc_2.503); the protein is MSSTAFDSIIEQIVSDSPSGEILEVYNDLLAIVGESAKESILDAIEQYNVKNTVAVDVDGNSVLLSKYNKEGTKFYDPANGISFSVDHLNRKGLDVGPYSVKLTEEQQSLLESLQKYASTNFSGDVTLAVYPIADSNKVVIILISTRNNPSNFYNGNWKSEYIYDIDSTELTGTIDVHVHYYEDGNVSFRSNKEVEIIKTKDVVKTIQEIEKDFEDLLDVSFSELNEKKFKTLRRRLPITRSKVNWGKAIGTYRLGKDAAQGN
- the SFT1 gene encoding Sft1p (similar to Saccharomyces cerevisiae SFT1 (YKL006C-A); ancestral locus Anc_2.504), with translation MSSSRYTQVENRNDQKLESLAGKLATFRGINQEIGDEAAADSSVMNQISNSFDSMLNNVRHSSQRLTRSMNAGNNVWRMVGLAMLLFFIIYTLYKLF
- the RPL14A gene encoding 60S ribosomal protein eL14 (similar to Saccharomyces cerevisiae RPL14B (YHL001W) and RPL14A (YKL006W); ancestral locus Anc_2.505), with amino-acid sequence MSTDSTVKTSNWRLVEVGRVVLVTKGQAAGKLAAIVEIIDQKKVLIDGPQSGVPRQAINLGQVVLTPLTFTLPRGARTSTVSKKWTSANVTEKWNATSWAKKIAQRERRSALSDFERFQVMVLRKQKRYTVKKALAKA
- the BYE1 gene encoding Bye1p (similar to Saccharomyces cerevisiae BYE1 (YKL005C); ancestral locus Anc_2.506); amino-acid sequence: MSIRTSSRSTKGQNKYLQSMLEEEPEPYYKGQQNGAEKANEDDDNEDGDEGIVRCPVCGTNDDNYDAENDAYGDMVQCDGCNSWQHIRCMTNGQDSVNCLLDKDGKYHCDQCDPSRYSQLSEHEDQEFKLNNEDTRFMDDNFDDHNDEDDDEPVGGKRRRSRQQSRRSVSNGEGDHSVKRKKSLAASDDREGEARLRQNALKMFNDLFSKYIIPDTIEAEVYQLPNDIEENQDLADNMSKNLESELYEACLDKENNRLGKFYPEKVRSIFSNLKDKKNLTLKTHVVNGSLPLSKLATMSAQELANPDLQAFKEKVDSQSLDQLIIEQPNKPRWVKTHKGEELIEDENEFQENDMVYAKHVVTHHEEPDINIRNVSIPPGDPLATADQPDTKQEPEKVVQKEVLPDNNEVRVSYPEIDNEFLGNVTYLGSSKELENNPYKTAFGDAQLFVEGRLSRGKVLSYLHETQSSRTLLLYELIPKDDWNMEEYESAANFKKMHSFLINNDKIIGIKNKRRYEKNIYLIPSEGNESCFAIESILEKNNSRSSLSDNEKKLYLLVLVKPELLSQAR